A genome region from Oryzias latipes chromosome 2, ASM223467v1 includes the following:
- the fam207a gene encoding protein FAM207A → MVGKIKHVRQKLHQEAVKLRGLDRTQQAGPELVLPGVARPAAEPGSEKAPRGERGPVQTAARAQQPVLSGSSFPSSIFLGTKISPETLVQSLDHLEPADVTSAPQTTRTGSEEKKIKSKKEKMKERRERWLSKISSIKRVKEQQAAEARRKATPVVGDMQPLADALPQLNELIGPAAAAPTSRRKSRKNKLPVKKAAPTDFSQMKQSQKRRLLETESLGFSKAVKAMATMKNPLADIGEQLRKRMRQEEEQAPS, encoded by the exons ATGGTCGGGAAGATAAAGCACGTCCGGCAGAAGCTGCACCAGGAGGCGGTGAAGCTCCGCGGACTGGACCGGACCCAGCAGGCGGGACCTGAGCTGGTTCTGCCGGGGGTCGCGCGTCCCGCCGCGGAGCCCGGTTCCGAGAAAGCTCCGCGGGGGGAAAGGGGTCCGGTCCAAACAGCCGCACGTGCACAGCAGCCG GTGTTATCTGGGAGCTCCTTTCCATCCAGCATCTTCCTGGGTACCAAGATCTCTCCAGAGACCCTGGTCCAGAGTCTGGACCACCTGGAACCAGCGGATGTTACTTCAGCACCCCAAACCACCAGGACAG gttCAGAGGAGAAGAAGATCAAGTCAAAGAAGGAGAAGATGAAAGAGAGGAGGGAGCGTTGGTTAAGCA AGATCAGCTCCATCAAGCGAGTGAAGGAGCAGCAGGCGGCCGAGGCGCGACGGAAAGCCACGCCCGTGGTGGGGGACATGCAGCCGCTGGCCGACGCCCTCCCGCAGCTAAACGAGCTGATCGGTCCTGCAGCTGCGGCGCCGACGTCGCGTCGGAAGAGCCGCAAAAACAAGCT GCCCGTGAAGAAGGCAGCGCCTACGGACTTCAGCCAGATGAAACAGTCCCAGAAGCGCCGGCTCCT GGAGACGGAGAGCCTGGGCTTCAGCAAAGCGGTGAAGGCAATGGCCACCATGAAGAACCCTCTGGCGGACATCGGAGAGCagctgaggaagaggatgaggcaggaggaagagcaggcTCCCAGCTAA